The following are from one region of the Arachis duranensis cultivar V14167 chromosome 10, aradu.V14167.gnm2.J7QH, whole genome shotgun sequence genome:
- the LOC107469754 gene encoding auxin response factor 17: MRPSQPRRLPPKAASLDPKIWRACAGASVHIPAVHSRVYYFPQGHLEQAFPPSLHNNHHNHHLNPLIRTLPFVLCRVSSVQFLADPLSDEVFAKLLLSPIAADDRSSSTSEDRLDFNADPPVQVLSVTDVHGATWDFRHIYRGTPRRHLLTTGWSKFVNHKKLVAGDSVVFLKNSQGSLFVGIRRTLRFSAVLKEDRDPWLEEEEEEDNSSDPPVFTRDGRGKVTLKAVAEAAELAARTMPFEVVYYPRAGWSDFVVKAEAVEAAMKAGWCPGMRVKMAVETEDASRMTWFQGTVSSASVPDNGPWRGSPWRMLQVTWDEPEVLQNAKRISPWQVELISTTPTLHTVFPPTKKFRAGALSDLEGDPYFPIAGFTNSTMEHLSQTLLGYNTFPAGMQGARHDLFSPSSFSNFLNDNSHLHMGSSFFGKTTEPMLSTVSTELNIGNCQSGDLSPDSPSSLRSFGPEFTGTNNSNVPKIGSGSFLLFGKIIKPVEVELHDAGCIADDGCKSSTETECIDKPVGHSLTYSTLLRLDVESQQPSQVEACYL, translated from the exons ATGCGTCCGTCGCAGCCCCGCCGCCTTCCACCCAAGGCCGCCTCTCTCGACCCCAAAATCTGGCGTGCATGCGCCGGAGCATCCGTTCACATCCCCGCCGTGCATTCTAGGGTTTACTACTTTCCGCAGGGCCATCTTGAACAAGCCTTCCCCCCTTCCCTTCACAACAACCACCACAACCATCACCTGAACCCTCTCATTCGCACACTCCCGTTCGTCCTTTGCCGCGTCTCTTCCGTTCAATTCCTCGCCGATCCCCTCTCCGACGAGGTATTCGCTAAGCTCCTGCTAAGTCCCATAGCCGCCGACGATCGTTCCTCCTCAACCAGCGAGGATCGACTCGACTTCAACGCCGACCCGCCGGTACAGGTTCTCTCCGTCACCGACGTTCACGGCGCCACCTGGGACTTTCGTCACATTTACCGTGGAACCCCCCGGCGGCACCTCCTGACAACCGGTTGGAGCAAGTTCGTGAACCACAAGAAGCTCGTCGCCGGTGACTCCGTCGTGTTTTTGAAAAACTCCCAGGGCTCCTTGTTCGTCGGCATTAGGCGTACCTTGCGATTCTCTGCCGTGCTGAAGGAGGATCGAGACCCGTGGctggaggaagaggaggaagaggataACAGCAGTGATCCTCCGGTGTTTACGAGGGACGGGAGGGGGAAGGTGACGTTGAAGGCGGTTGCAGAGGCTGCGGAATTGGCGGCGAGGACCATGCCGTTCGAGGTAGTATATTATCCAAGGGCTGGGTGGTCGGATTTCGTGGTGAAGGCTGAGGCTGTTGAGGCAGCAATGAAGGCGGGTTGGTGTCCTGGAATGAGAGTGAAAATGGCTGTGGAGACTGAGGATGCTTCTAGAATGACCTGGTTTCAGGGGACGGTGTCTTCAGCCTCGGTTCCTGATAATGGGCCTTGGAGGGGTTCTCCTTGGCGTATGCTTCAG GTTACATGGGACGAACCTGAGGTCCTGCAGAATGCAAAGCGAATCAGTCCGTGGCAGGTGGAACTTATTTCCACCACACCTACACTGCATACAGTGTTTCCCCCCACAAAAAAGTTTAGAGCTGGGGCATTAAGTGATTTAGAAGGAGACCCTTACTTCCCTATAGCAGGGTTCACTAACTCAACAATGGAACACCTGAGTCAAACATTGTTGGGTTATAATACTTTTCCTGCTGGCATGCAGGGAGCCAGGCATGATCTATTTTCTCCATCAAGTTTTTCCAACTTTTTAAATGATAACTCTCATCTGCATATGGGTAGCAGTTTCTTTGGGAAGACTACAGAGCCTATGTTAAGTACTGTGTCAACAGAGTTAAACATTGGCAACTGCCAATCTGGCGATCTGTCACCAGATAGCCCAAGTAGTTTGCGTTCATTTGGCCCAGAGTTTACTGGGACCAACAATAGCAACGTCCCGAAAATTGGTTCTGGTTCATTTCTGCTGTTTGGTAAGATCATAAAACCTGTTGAGGTTGAGTTGCATGATGCTGGTTGCATTGCAGATGATGGCTGTAAGAGCAGCACTGAAACTGAATGCATTGACAAGCCAGTGGGTCATTCTTTGACTTACTCAACATTGCTCAGGCTTGATGTAGAAAGCCAACAACCCTCACAAGTTGAGGCATGTTATCTGTGA